Genomic DNA from Chlorocebus sabaeus isolate Y175 chromosome 6, mChlSab1.0.hap1, whole genome shotgun sequence:
ctacccctacacacacacacacacacacacacacatgtttgtGGGCCATTTTTCTGTctacccctacacacacacacacaccccttccttccttttggtcCAAAGCTGAGGTCTCCTGTATTCTTTCCCAGGCACAGACCGCTGTCCCAGGCATCTAAGGAAAGGggttgggggctgggcacagtggctcacacctataatcacagcactttgggaggccaaggtggatcacctgaagtcaggagttcacaaccagcctggccaacatggtgaaaccccatctctactaaaaatacagaaattagctgggcatggtggtgggcgctggtaatcccagctactcgggaggctgaggtgggagaattgcttgaacccgggaggcggaggttatagtgagccaagatcacaccactgcactccagcctgagcgacagagcgagactctgtctcaaaaaaaaaaaaaaactgggacgTGGAGTGGCACAAGAATCACAGATGGAGGTAAAGTGGTAGAGCTGACTGAAGGCTGCGGTGACAGCAAAGAACCCTGGTCTCACAGGTGGGGGTGGGATGTACCCACCTGAATTCAGATGATTCTGCATCTGATCCCAGGCGGGTCTTCCTCCAGGTCCCCAGGGCTGTGAAGGTGCCTGTGTTGTTTGAAACCCAAGGGTAAATGTTGGGGCAGGCAGGAAGGGAAGGGACTGGCGGCTCTGCCAGCACTTCCCTTGGTGACTTCAAGGCAGCGCTTCTCTGGAGCTGTGTCCTGCCTGGGTGAACTACAGATGGTCCCAGCCACCCAGCCCTGAGCACAGGCCCAGGCATaccctcctcctttccctggaAATGCACCACTCCCTCAGTTTGGGTTCCTCCCTGCTTCCCCCACCGCCGCCAGCACCATCGGCTTCTTTGGTAAGGGAACTCTCCCCTTTGACAAATGTGGCAATTCCAGGATCAGAGCTCGTAATACTTTGCATTTGTGAGAAACTTCCCAAGTTCTAGTATTTGTggcttttcgttttgttttttgcctcaaactcctgggcttaagcaatcctcccgccttggcctccgaaagtgctgggattacaggcgtgagccatcatgcctggcctgtcaCTGTTAACCTGGACAGACCCTGTGGTCTTGGTGCAGGCTTTGCTAACTGGGAACAGACCCTGTGGTTTTGGTGTGAATTTAACACTTTGCTCAAATTGTGATGCTGTCCTCTCTGTCTGAGTCCCAGTTCGGGCCTCGGGCTCTTGGCCTGGACCTTCTCCTAGTCTTCTCTAAGCCACCTGGCCTCCAGCCTCTACCCCTGCAGTTCATCCCCCACACCCATAAAGTCCCCTGTGGCTCCCTCAACATCATGCCCGAACCGTTAGCATGGTATGTATGGCTCTGCCAATTCTCCCGCCCATCACGTGGCCCTGAGTCCCCAAGACCACCCTCCGGCTCAGTGATGAACGAAGACTCACAGAGCTCGGCAAAGCTTTCTTCTCACGGTCATGGTCACGGTTTATTATGGAGAAATGAAACAGACCGAAAACAGCAAAGGGGAGAGATGCAAAAGCTCCGAGAGAGACCAGGCACGAGCTTCCAGCTGTCCTCTCCAGGTAGAGTTCCGTGGAGAGCGCTCAGTTCTCCCAGCAACAGTGTGTGGTAACTCTTACGGAGTGTTGGCGGCCTGGGTTGTGGGGAGGAGCAATTCTCTAGGCATGGAGCACCTGTGTGGCTAAACTGAGGTCTGCTGTCTCCAGCCCCTCCAGAGGTTGTGCTGATACCGTATGACCCAAAGCCCCCACTGTAGGTCACAGCGTTAACATGGACTCCCTAGAGTGGCCTGAGGCTCCAGGTAAACAAAGACGCTCTTACCTGGCAGGACATTTCAAGAACAGAGATTCTCCCAGAGCTGGTCAAGGGccattttctctctttggaaTGTGCGCAGATTTGAACAGCTCATGCTTGGCAAGTCAGTCCTTCACACATAAACATCTCCCTTCAGAAGCACGAAATCACTTAGCACCCAGAGGCATGTCTGCTGTTTCAGCCTCCCTGTCTTCCCGTAGGCCTTTCCTCCTGCCTAGACGGCTCCTCTCCCCATCCTTTCCCTGGCTGATGCTGCATCTGCAACACTCAGCTCCTCCCTGGAACCTGCTCCCACAGCATGTaacccagccctgcccctgccctgatCCCTGGTTATAGAGCTGACATTTGACTCTGGCTGCCTCGTGGGCAGGGGCCATGGCTTAGCTAACCACTCTGGGCTTcactttctcatttgtaaaatggatctGCCCCAAAGTTTGCTTTTAGGAAACAGTGAGTAATGAtatatctaactttttttttttttcttcagatggggtctcactgttttgcccaggctggagcgcagtggcacaatcactgcagcctccacctccctgggctccagtgatcctcccatctcagccaactcatttttgtatttttttgtagagacaggatctcgctatattggccaggctgttctcgagttcctgagctcaagcaatcctcccacttcagcctcccaaagtgctgggattacaggcatcagccactgcgcctggccatattaCATCTAAACTGCATGGATCAGAGCTGGATCTGTATGGGTTCACCATTGTGAATAGATCCCTGGCACCTGAAGTATTAGAAACCAAcaaggcacttaataaatggtgaactgttggccgggcgtggtggcttacgcctataatcccagcattttggggggctgaggcaggtggatcacctgaggctgggagtttgagacaagtctgaccaacatgcagaaaccccgtctctattaaaaatacaaaattagctgggtgtggtggcatgtgcctgtaatcccagctactcggaggctgaggcagaagaattgcttgaacccaggaagcggaggttgcagtgagccaagatcgtgccattccactccagcctgggcaacagagcaagactcccgtctcaaaaaaaaaaaaaaaaaaatggtgaaccGTTAAGCCAGACAAGTCCCCACAGAAGATTGTTTTCCTTGTAGGTTTTTCATAGTTGCAAAGAGCTTTTTATAAATACTCTTCTTGGAAATTTTAGCTATAACTTATTAATAGCAAAAGCTTTTTTAAGCTGAGTTTTTGAGAACTGAGACGTGTAGGTGTAGCTGCTCAGATGCCTTTAGCTGCCAGTGACAACACACCGACTCGAGGTGGCTCAGCAGTGAGGACTTTCATTCTGTCCCACAACGGGAGGAATGGATGCAGGCCGGGCTGGGCCCCAAAGTCCTGGGGGCTCAGGCACTTGCCGTGGCCTGTTGAAGAGACCTTTCTCAGAATCCCCCAGGAGAGCTTTATGAAAATGGCAGGGCCAGCATCCTAGCCCTAGAGAGACTGGCTTCGTGGAGCTGGCAGCCTTCTGTGTTTTGAATACTCCGGTCAGTGCTGATGGACGTCCATTGAGATCCGCTGGCTTGGACAAGGCAGAGCGCGTGCAGCTGGCCCTGGGGACATCTCCCCAGACTTGCTTGGctgtgtggaggaggaggagcagatgAAACAAAAATTAGGGGCCTGTGGAAGGCAGAAGGGTGCAGTGGAAGGGGTGGGGGTAGTGAGGTAGGTTTCCTCTTCCTCAAGCTAGAAGGGGATTTCCTGAGGACAGAcaccaaacaatttaaaaactggcctggagagagggaagaggaaacagACCTCGTGGGTGTTTCTCTGGGCCAGGCACTTGGCTTCTCAGTCATGACtttgtttgttctgtttgtttggtttttagacagggcctccctctttCCATTTCCGGCTTTTAGAGCTGCTTCTGCCTTCCCTGGCTCCTGGCTTTCTCCCGTCTTCAGGTTCCAAAGTGCATCACTCCAGTCTGCTCTCACCACCACAAGCTTTCTTCCCTCTCCAGTCAGTCAAACCCCTCTTCTAAGGATGCTTCTGATCATCTGGAGGGCTCtggcctatagtcctagcactttgggaggacaaagagggggaggatcgcttgagcccaggagttcaagaccagggcaacagagtgaaatcccgtTCCTACAAAAAatagattagctgggcatggtggcatgtacctgtagtcgcagctactttgggaggctgaggtggaaggatcacttgggccctggagcttgaggctgcagtgagttgtgatatgtcactgcattccagctagtatgacagagcaaaaccctttcccaaaagaaaaaaaaaccacccctATCCAGCACTCCCTCTCACCCTTTCCTCACCGGGTAACTGTGACCTTCCCGCTGATAGATGGTACCACTTGGAGATTTTTCGGTTAGACGTTACCAACATCAAGTCAGTTTGGACTGAAGGGAAATGTTTGACCCATGGGGCTTCTCGGGGGCTCTTTATCTGTTCCCCACCCCATCCATCTCTGGTGGGGCTCGTGGTCTCCGGTGATGTCCCAGTGTCTGCAGGTGGTTGAGAAGGTGTCCAAGGGAGGCCCAGGTGCAATCCCCTGCACCACACTTAGAGGAGAAGGAGGCAGCTACCTTCCAAGCATGGAGAAAATCCCAGGGGAGGCTCTGATTGCCCGGCTCAGGTCTCAGTTTATCCTCGAGCCAGTCACTGTGGCCAGGGGCATCTGTGCTCTGAGCACATAGGTTTCAGACCCTCCCCTGAGTTAGGAGGGGCACGTCCTCTCCTGCTCTTAGAGAGTACAGGTGTGGGCCTGGGGGACCTTCAGCAGCCCAGACcctgccatccagcctgggttccctgccccatctctctctctcaggtcCAGAGAGGCCCTCAGGGTGGCAAGAGCTGATCCGCTCACACCCCGCTAGAGTCAGCCAGGGAACCTTACTGGGTCCCACACTGGGAGCAGGTCCTACAGCTGTTCTGTGTCCTAGTCCCGCTTGTGGCAGTGCCTCAAATCTGATCTCCTCGGGCTGAAGTGGGTCCAAGGTCCTGttctcccgcctcatcctccAGAGTGGGAACTTTCCACTGTGCTGAACGTGGCCATGCACGTCCCTAGCACCCCGGCTGCTCGTACCTGACCCCTGGAGCGCGCATTTGTGCTTCTGGATCCTTCTCGATGTAGCAGAGTCTGGTTTAGGTTACATAGGACGAAGGGGGGTTGCTGCATGGTATCATAATCCCATCCCACCACCCTCCAAACCAGCCGTGCCCAGTCATGCCACTGGGCTTGCCTTTCCAAAACTGCCATCTGACAATGTCACTTCCTTTGCTTTAGAAATCTTCCTGAGGTTGCAGACGCCAGCGGATTTGCTTTGGGAGCCAGAGTAGCTGCCGCCACCAGAGTCCGGAGCCATGAGCGGGTTTAATTTTGGAGGCACTGGGGCCCCTACAGGTGGGTTCACATTTGGCACTGCAAAGACAGCGACAACCACACCTGCTACAGGGTTTTCTTTCTCCACCTCTGGCACTGGAGGGTTTAATTTTGGGGCTCCCTCCCAACCAACCACAAGTACCCCTTCCACTGGCCTGTTCTCACTCGCCACTCAGACTCCGGCCACACAGACAACAGGCTTCACTTTTGGAACAGCAACTCTTGCCTCGGGGGGAACTGGATTTTCTTTGGGGATCGGTGCTTCAAAGCTCAACTTGAGCAACACAGCTGCCACCCCAGCCATGGCAAACCCCAGTGGCTTTGGGCTGGGCAGCAGCAACCTCACTAATGCCATATCGAGCACTGTCACCTCCAGCCAGGGCACAGCACCCACTGGCTTTGTGTTTGGCCCCTCCACCACCTCTGTGGCTCCAGCCACCACATCTGGAGGCTTCTCATTCACTGGTGGAAGCACGGCCCAGCCCTCCGGTTTCAGCATTGGCTCAGCGGGGAATTCAGCCCAGCCCACGGCCCCTGCCGCTCTGCCCTTCACTCCGGCCACGCCAGCAGCCACCACAGCCGGCGTCACGCAGCCAGCTGctcccacagccacagccaccacCACCGGTACTGGGCCCACCCTCTTTGCATCAATAGCAACCGCTCCAACCTCGTCTGCCACCACCGGACTCTCCCTCTGTACCCCTGCGACCACCGCGGGAGCCCCCGCTGCTGGGACACAGGGCTTCAGCTTAAAGGCACCTGGAGCAGCTTCCGGCGCCTCCACAACAACATCcaccgctgccgccgccgccaccagcagcagcagcagcagcagcactggCTTTGCCTTGAATTTAAAACCACTGGCGCCAGCTGGGATCCCCAGCAATACGGCAGCCGCTGTGACTGCTCCACCTGGCCCTGGTGCAGCTGCAGGGGCGGCCGCCAGCTCCGCCATGACCTACGCGCAGCTGGAGAGCCTGATCAACAAATGGAGCCTGGAGCTAGAGGACCAGGAGCGGCACTTCCTCCAGCAGGCCACCCAGGTCAACGCCTGGGACCGCACGCTGATCGAGAACGGGGAGAAGATCACCAGCCTGCATCGCGAGGTGGAGAAGGTGAAGCTGGACCAGAAGAGGCTGGACCAGGAGCTCGACTTCATCCTGTCCCAGCAGAAGGAGCTGGAAGACCTGCTGAGCCCGCTGGAGGAGTTGGTGAAGGAGCAGAGCGGGACCATCTACCTGCAGCACGCGGATGAGGAGCGCGAGAAAACCTACAAGCTGGCCGAGAACATCGACGCGCAGCTCAAGCGCATGGCCCAGGACCTCAAGGACATCATCGAGCACCTGAATACGTCCGGGGCCCCCGCCGACACCAGCGACCCGCTGCAGCAGATCTGCAAGATCCTCAACGCGCACATGGGCTCGCTGCAGTGGATCGACCAGAACTCGGCCCTGCTGCAGAGGAAGGTGGAGGAGGTGACCAAGGTGTGCGAGGGCCGGCGCAAGGAGCAGGAGCGCAGCTTCCGGATCACCTTCGACTGAGCGACAGCAGCTCCGGGGCCTGCGGGTCCCCAGGGAGTTCCATGTGGGGAACGCGCCCTGTTGTCTAGTTTGGGGTTGTGGCAAGatacatgtttctttctttcacgTGACTGCCCTTGAGACAATTGCTGTGTGCTTTGCCTTTTTCCATGTAGGAAGTATTCTGAGCCCTCTGCCCAGGCAGCAGCCTCATGGGTGTGGCTTCTGTGGCTTTTATTTGAGTGTCTTTGGCCCCTTTCCAGCCACTGCGACTGCCCCCCTCATCCTGGCTCGACCTGGTGATGGAGACGCAGTGGTGGTCTTGGTCCCAGCCGGGGTCGCGGGGACAGCCGCTCTCTCCAAAGCGTAGTCATAGGTGTCATGAAAAAATACCAAATGTAAGAGAATCTCCAAAGCctgcagggcgcagtggctcacgcctgtaatctcagcaatttgggtggctgaggcaggccgatcacttgaggtcaggagttcaagaccagcctgaccaacatggtgaaaccccgtgtctactaaaaatacaaaaattagccaggtgtggagggtgcctgtgatctcagctactcgggaggctgaggcaggagaatcacttgaacctgggaggtgttgcagtgagccaggatcacaccactgcactccagcctgggcaacagacactgcgtctcaaaaaaaaaaaaatagcgtcCCAGGAGACAGCAGCCTAAGTTTTGGAGTAGGAGGTGTGTGCTTGTGAAAGCTAACCACCAAGACAAAGCAGCACAGTGTGAATAGAACAAACAGCGGGATCGAGAATTTCACAGAAGACAGGTCAGCTGAGGGGCCTACACACAGGGTGTTGAACCACAGATGGGAGCCGAGAGGCCTGCCTTTTGCCTGGCCCAGACTTACCCCACCTCTGggcctcacctcctccaggaagccttccttccCAGCTACCCAAAGCTCAGGTGGCCGCCTTGCAGGTCCCCGTAGCACCCTGAGCCTGTACCTTGGGTAACACTTGCTATGCTGTCCTGTGCTAGCCGTTTGCGTCCGTCTCGCTGTTAGATTGTGAGCTCCCACGGGCAGAGACCCACTGTTGTTCCCCTGTATGTCCCCAGCCCAGTCCAACAAATGTGACTGggacatttgttaaatgaaagaacaatGAAGCCCGGCATAACAACAGTCCACAGAAATAGCCACAGCTGCCAGTGGTGGCCACGGACATGGCTCTGAACTTCCTGGCACCAGAGTGACTCTAGTCAGTTACAGTAAAATCCACTGTGTGTGGAAGGCAGAAGCCAGCAGTTGTATCCCAAGTGTCTTTCGTGTTTGTCTTTATCCTTTGCGCATTCTCTGAAATACCTATTACTGTATGTTGCTTTTCTAAATAAATGTATTGTGAAACCAAAAAAGCTGCTGTTAATATGGATAAATGTTAGGAGAAACTTGAGTAAAAAGAGCAGGTTGCAGGAGACTCTGCAGGGGTGTCATTCACGTGAAGCGCAGGGGCAAGCCGTGCTTGCACAGACAGGAGCATGTGATGAAGCAGCTTTTGTTTGGTGAGACGGAGTAATAGAAAACGCAAACTGTGGTTCGCGCCGGGAAGGGGCGGTGCCTCGTGGCAGAAGAGGAACACACCAATGAAGCCACCACGGGGAGTGGGCCCCTGGTGTTTGTGACTGTTAACGTCAtagaatatacacaaatatggctgggcgaggtggctcacacctgtaatcccagtactttgggaggccgagatgggcgaatcacttgaggtcagggattcaagaccatcctgggcaacatggtgaaacccatctctaccaaaactacaaaaaagttgGTTGTGCATGCTGGCACGCACCTGTgtctcagctacctggggggctgaggtgggaggatcatttaagcccaggtattagaggctgcagtgagccatgatcatgccactgcactccagcctgggcgacagagctaagacactgtctcaaaaaacacacacacgttAAGTCATCTAGCCCCATCCCTAAGGCGCTAGTCCAGTGGCTACAGACGGCACGGGCAGCATTCCTTCCTGGCACCTGGGGCTAAAGACACAGGCCCCGTGCTCTTCCTCTGCCCTGCAGCCTCGCTCTGTGGACTGGAATGGTCCTAAGCACTCAGATCTCCTGGGCTGTGGGGAGTGTACCCCTTCGGCCTCCCTCAACCTATTCATGTCAATCTGTGGGCCACACTTGGAAGATTTATGGCCCAGGTTTCAAAAGTCTCCCGAAGTCATGATCATGAGTCATTATTTCCTTGgaccggctgggcgtggtggctcacacctgtaatcctagcactttgggaggccaaggctggcagaacacctgaggtcgggagtttgagaccagcctgaccaacatggagaaaccccatctctactaaaaatacaaacattaactggtGGCTAAttaggtggtgggcgcctgtaatcccagctacttgggaggctgaggcaggagaaccgcttgaacccaggaggtggaggttacag
This window encodes:
- the NUP62 gene encoding nuclear pore glycoprotein p62 gives rise to the protein MSGFNFGGTGAPTGGFTFGTAKTATTTPATGFSFSTSGTGGFNFGAPSQPTTSTPSTGLFSLATQTPATQTTGFTFGTATLASGGTGFSLGIGASKLNLSNTAATPAMANPSGFGLGSSNLTNAISSTVTSSQGTAPTGFVFGPSTTSVAPATTSGGFSFTGGSTAQPSGFSIGSAGNSAQPTAPAALPFTPATPAATTAGVTQPAAPTATATTTGTGPTLFASIATAPTSSATTGLSLCTPATTAGAPAAGTQGFSLKAPGAASGASTTTSTAAAAATSSSSSSSTGFALNLKPLAPAGIPSNTAAAVTAPPGPGAAAGAAASSAMTYAQLESLINKWSLELEDQERHFLQQATQVNAWDRTLIENGEKITSLHREVEKVKLDQKRLDQELDFILSQQKELEDLLSPLEELVKEQSGTIYLQHADEEREKTYKLAENIDAQLKRMAQDLKDIIEHLNTSGAPADTSDPLQQICKILNAHMGSLQWIDQNSALLQRKVEEVTKVCEGRRKEQERSFRITFD